In the genome of Thunnus thynnus chromosome 6, fThuThy2.1, whole genome shotgun sequence, the window GGCGCTACAGGCAACAAGACGCGTCTCATCTCTCGGATGGTAATAAAAGGACATCATGAAGATAGCTCTGGACTGATGGATGAggatgaaaaacagctttaaccCCCCTCCCACCCGACgactgtgaaataaagaaaatcctgttttgatggatttttttaatcatttatggTGTAGCCCCAAGGAAACGAGCCTTAGAAAGCAATGTTGAATCACTGGTCTTGGTAAATTATTCATTAGTGGTATAGGTAGGCTATGATTTTGAATTGCTTCAATGTAGCATTTTCCCCcattcatttttacaatgtGTAGTCTTGTGAGATCATACACATATTTGCaggttacatttttattgtgtggTTATGTAGGCCCATTAAATAGCCAATAACAGCCACAAAAGATTGCCTATAGCCAAAGCGAGGAGAATATTCGCGCAGGGAAGCTTTGATTTAGAGAACGAAAAAAAAGATCTGGATAGTGAGGGGTGTCGAGCTGTCTGGGAaatttttaagatttatttttttcttgttatagtctaaagaggaggaggacgggggTGGAAAGAGAGATATAAGgagttaaaacaaaacaaacaaacaaaccaccaTCATGTTGCCTTCCCAAGAAGCCTCCAAGATCTACCATGACAATTATATGCGCAACTCCCGGGCCATCGGGGTGCTGTGGGCCATCTTCACCATCTGCTTCGCCATCGTCAACGTGGTGGTGTTCATCCAGCCCTACTGGATCGGCGACAGCGTCAACACGCCGCAGGCCGGCTACTTCGGCCTCTTCCACTACTGCGTGGGCACCGGGCCGTCGCCCAGCCGGGAGCTCACCTGCGTGGGCAGCTTCTCCGACTTCAGCTCCATCCCGTCCGGAGCCTTCAAGGCGGCCTCGGTGTTCGTgctgctgtccatggtgctgatcCTCAGCTGCATCGCCTGCATGgcgctcttcttcttctgcaacaccTCCACCGTTTACAAGACCTGCGCCTGGATGCAGCTGCTGTGCGGTAGGCACTGTTACAATTACCTCTTAAGACGTTTATTCTGTCTTTTCAGTTGCAAAAACCGAGGTCTAGAAAtcaggttaaaaaaacacacacacacccaaaactcaaataaatattgtgttttattcgCACAAATAGCCACCTTGCTTTACCCAGGCAGCCAGGCGCACGCACAGCACAACAGAGTGTTGCTGCATGTAATCATCAAGGCTACTGTCCTTTGAGATTATTCTAGATCATACACTTTACACCTGTACATTTCACATCTGCATTACCATTGTGGATATTAGTTCAGAAGCACCTTCTAAATCCACCATAATCTGTTGGTCTGTATGATACCTATTGAGTCGGTGGAATTAGACCTGtcatactttttttaaaaaatgcttgaaacatgattttaaaaagtgaatgaaaaattgtgaatccccacgtgtatgtttttgttgtgccAGGATCCAACATTGTTACAGACTTCTGAGGTCAATACTGTAGGCCTACTCACTGCTGAGTATCACAGGCTCACGTTCCTGTACAGTAGAAACATCATAGTGGCTTCTCGCAGTAGAAGAAATAAGgtgaaaggtgtgtgtgtagcagtTCCATTGTGTGTTAGTCCACTGGAATTGATATGCTTTAGTCTAAAGGGTATAGGCCCTGTCATGTTACAGTTAACAAGGGCTGTTATACAGATTTTCCATCTCTGCAACAACAGGGAAAGTAGGAATACGATTATTCATGCAACTGAAACGCACCGCAAGCAACAGCAGACACGGAGCTCCCCTGTTACCATTGATATTCTGAGGATACACCACTGCATCTCTAAAGAAGGCAGCCGGATCACAGCTTTATGCTGATGAAATgcaaatttcattcattcatccatttcaGCTCATCATATATGATGCAGTGTGATGTGCAATGGAGATATGAATTCATCCTCCTGTGACCAAGGCTTTATACAGAGCTGTATTGCTATTTTGAGGGATGATTCCAGGTCGATTGGATTACTGTTTTCAGGCAGGTGATGTGTGGTTAGATTGCACTTTGTTAAACTGATTGGGATAAATGGTGGCTTCCCAATTCATGTGGGACATACTGAATTATACTACCTTCACGGAATAGCTGAAGCGCTGGAGAAAAGGGATCTGTAACTATTACAAATGGACATATGTGATTCCATCATCGTAACGTTGCAGGTTCAGTTTAGATTTATGAAGGTAAACTCTCTTGGAGATGATGTTTTATTAGAAATATGGTATTTTGTGAGAGCACAAACAGGTTTGACAGCAGGAATAGGTTGatttaaattaaagttaaataatttttttaaaataaaagcaccagaaatataatatatatacatatcaaATTCAGGTTTCATTTGATCATTAAAAGTTTACCTTCCTTCAGTAAGTTACTAACCAttgtttttataattgattGTTCTATTGTACAgtaattattttctcagttaatcaacacagaaaaaatgctcatcacaagTTCCCAGGGCTCATGgtgacatcttaaaatgtcttttgtccacaaacagtctgaaaccCAAAGATATCATGTTAGTTATCatagaagatgaagaaaaccagcaaatcttcacatttgagaagctggaagtaatacatttttgccattcttgcttaaaaaattacttaaacggttaatcgattagttgcagactattttctgttgattgaataatcgattaattgactaatcaactaattgtttcaactctacatttatttatttttcttac includes:
- the LOC137184090 gene encoding LHFPL tetraspan subfamily member 4 protein-like, which encodes MLPSQEASKIYHDNYMRNSRAIGVLWAIFTICFAIVNVVVFIQPYWIGDSVNTPQAGYFGLFHYCVGTGPSPSRELTCVGSFSDFSSIPSGAFKAASVFVLLSMVLILSCIACMALFFFCNTSTVYKTCAWMQLLCGVCLVLGCMIFPDGWDAEVIRDMCGEQTGKYSLGDCSVRWAYMLAIMGILDALILSFLAFVLGNRQTDFYLDDLQTDNKDFAVSRIEVRDRREPRYGVQRLH